The following coding sequences are from one Pusillimonas sp. DMV24BSW_D window:
- the crcB gene encoding fluoride efflux transporter CrcB: protein MATPLTFSNIVAVGLGAAFGAVARWLLGLWLNHAGAFMPWGTLAANFIGAYAIGLLLGVLMHFADSPEWLRLFLITGLLGGLTTFSTFSAETVGLISRGEYFPALGYALVSLAGSLTLTFLGLWSAQRFF from the coding sequence ATGGCTACGCCCCTGACATTCAGCAATATTGTTGCGGTTGGTTTGGGGGCGGCTTTTGGCGCTGTCGCGCGTTGGTTGTTGGGGCTGTGGTTGAATCACGCGGGCGCGTTTATGCCTTGGGGTACATTAGCCGCCAACTTTATCGGCGCTTATGCTATTGGCTTGCTTCTTGGCGTGTTGATGCATTTTGCCGATTCACCCGAATGGCTTCGTCTTTTTCTTATCACCGGTTTGTTGGGTGGTTTAACGACGTTTTCAACGTTTTCAGCGGAAACGGTGGGTCTTATTTCCCGGGGCGAGTATTTTCCCGCATTGGGCTACGCGCTGGTTAGCCTGGCAGGTTCGTTAACCCTGACCTTTCTTGGGCTGTGGTCGGCCCAGCGTTTTTTCTAA
- a CDS encoding homoserine dehydrogenase, whose amino-acid sequence MNSVKVGLLGLGVVGGGTWKVLVQNAEEIARRAGRKIEVVAVAVRNVEKARALVGDQVYVTQDGLEIVRRPDIDIVVELVGGETVAREWVMEAIVQGKHVVTANKALLAKHGNEIFDAAHKKGTMVAFEAAVAGGVPIVKAIREGLTANRIQWLAGIINGTTNYILSEMRLKGLSFNEALADAQRLGYAEADPTFDIEGVDAAHKLSLLASLAFGIPVQFSKVHTEGITTLAKEDIAHAERLSYRIKLLGITRRTSQGIELRVHPTLIPIERLLASVEGAMNAVQVQGDIVGPTLYYGQGAGEMPTASAVVADLVDVTRLQFADPGHQVPHLAFQPGSMADTPVLDMADVVSSYYLRMRVDDRPGVLAEVARILANHEISIGSMFQEPHGPADADIIFLSHEAREGNIDLALEEIQNLPFVRSNVIRLRVESLL is encoded by the coding sequence ATGAATTCTGTAAAAGTGGGTTTGCTGGGGCTGGGTGTTGTTGGTGGTGGTACCTGGAAGGTTCTGGTTCAGAATGCAGAGGAAATCGCTCGTCGTGCCGGTCGCAAAATAGAAGTGGTGGCGGTAGCCGTTCGCAATGTCGAAAAAGCCCGGGCCTTGGTTGGCGATCAAGTCTATGTAACGCAAGATGGGCTTGAAATCGTGCGTCGTCCCGATATCGACATCGTGGTTGAGCTTGTAGGTGGTGAAACCGTTGCGCGTGAGTGGGTAATGGAAGCCATTGTTCAGGGCAAACACGTGGTGACAGCCAACAAAGCCTTGCTTGCCAAACACGGCAATGAAATTTTCGACGCTGCGCATAAGAAAGGCACTATGGTGGCTTTCGAAGCAGCGGTGGCCGGCGGAGTTCCTATTGTCAAGGCTATTCGAGAAGGCTTAACCGCCAATCGAATTCAATGGTTGGCCGGTATTATCAACGGCACCACGAACTATATTCTGTCGGAAATGCGGCTTAAGGGCCTGTCGTTCAACGAGGCGCTGGCCGACGCTCAGCGCCTGGGTTACGCGGAAGCCGATCCTACTTTCGATATCGAAGGGGTAGACGCCGCGCACAAGCTGAGTTTGCTGGCTTCGCTCGCGTTTGGCATTCCCGTGCAATTCAGTAAAGTGCACACAGAGGGCATCACCACTTTGGCCAAGGAAGACATCGCACATGCTGAACGTCTGAGTTATCGCATCAAGCTCCTGGGTATTACGCGTCGCACCAGTCAGGGTATCGAATTACGTGTGCACCCCACCTTGATTCCCATCGAACGCCTCCTGGCCAGCGTCGAAGGTGCGATGAATGCCGTGCAGGTGCAAGGCGATATCGTGGGGCCCACGTTGTATTACGGACAAGGGGCGGGCGAAATGCCTACAGCCTCAGCCGTGGTAGCCGACCTGGTCGACGTGACGCGCTTGCAATTTGCTGATCCCGGCCATCAGGTGCCGCATTTGGCATTCCAGCCTGGATCTATGGCTGATACGCCGGTACTCGACATGGCCGATGTGGTGTCGTCTTACTATTTGCGCATGCGCGTAGACGATCGTCCGGGCGTATTGGCTGAAGTGGCCCGTATTTTGGCAAATCACGAAATATCCATTGGTTCCATGTTTCAGGAGCCTCATGGTCCGGCTGATGCCGACATTATTTTCCTTTCTCATGAAGCGCGTGAGGGCAATATCGACCTCGCGCTTGAGGAAATCCAGAATCTGCCGTTTGTACGTTCAAACGTTATTCGGTTAAGGGTGGAAAGCCTGCTATGA
- the thrC gene encoding threonine synthase, with translation MKYRSTRGGMTPQPFSDILLEGLAPDGGLALPEQLPQVSAQTLESWRSLSYSELAAQVLGLFIDDIPPADLARLTAAAYTVENFGSVDIVPVKPLDHGVSLLGLSQGPTLAFKDMAMQFLGQVFEYVLEKRGTSLNILGATSGDTGSAAEYALRGKKGVAVFMLSPHGRMSDFQRAQMYSLQDENIHNLAVKGVFDECQDIVKALSSDLDFKAQYRLGAVNSINWARIAAQVVYYFWGWLRVTTGPDQPVSFAVPSGNFGNILSGHLARQMGLPIRRLVLATNENNVLEEFFRTGVYRPRSAAQTHATSSPSMDISRASNFERFVFDLVGQDGARVAALWKELGEKGYFDLSNLKPEFESRYGFASGVSTHADRLATIKAVHEGTGVLIDPHTADGVKVARAFVEPGVPMLVLETALPAKFSETIQEAIGQPAPAPEHLRDLGSLPQKVEVMDCSLEAVRRYIQDHAKIY, from the coding sequence ATGAAATATCGCTCAACCCGGGGCGGCATGACGCCCCAACCGTTCTCCGACATTTTGCTTGAAGGTCTGGCACCTGACGGTGGCCTGGCTTTGCCTGAGCAATTGCCGCAGGTATCGGCACAAACGCTTGAGTCTTGGCGGTCACTGTCATATTCCGAGTTGGCTGCTCAGGTTCTGGGTTTGTTTATCGATGATATTCCGCCGGCCGATTTGGCCAGGCTAACCGCAGCGGCCTATACCGTTGAGAATTTTGGTTCGGTTGATATTGTACCGGTCAAGCCGCTTGATCACGGTGTGAGTTTATTAGGGTTATCGCAGGGCCCAACGCTGGCGTTCAAAGATATGGCCATGCAGTTTCTGGGCCAGGTTTTCGAATATGTGCTTGAAAAGCGTGGAACCAGTCTGAATATCCTGGGCGCCACGTCGGGTGATACCGGGTCGGCTGCCGAATATGCTTTGCGTGGCAAAAAAGGGGTGGCCGTGTTCATGCTTTCGCCGCATGGCCGAATGAGCGACTTCCAGCGCGCCCAGATGTATTCCCTGCAAGACGAAAACATCCATAATCTGGCTGTGAAGGGGGTGTTCGACGAGTGTCAGGATATCGTGAAAGCGTTGTCGTCTGATCTCGATTTCAAGGCTCAGTACCGTTTGGGTGCCGTTAACTCTATTAATTGGGCCCGCATTGCCGCTCAGGTAGTTTATTACTTCTGGGGTTGGTTGCGCGTAACGACCGGCCCTGATCAGCCAGTCTCGTTTGCCGTACCTTCGGGCAATTTCGGTAACATTCTTTCTGGGCATCTGGCGCGTCAAATGGGTTTGCCGATTCGGCGTTTGGTGTTGGCCACCAACGAAAACAATGTTTTGGAAGAATTTTTCCGCACCGGGGTATACCGGCCCCGTTCAGCTGCACAAACCCATGCCACTTCCAGCCCATCCATGGATATCTCCCGGGCGTCCAATTTCGAACGTTTCGTGTTCGACCTTGTCGGACAAGACGGAGCACGAGTTGCGGCACTATGGAAAGAGCTGGGTGAAAAGGGTTACTTTGACCTTAGCAATTTGAAACCGGAGTTTGAGTCTCGCTATGGCTTTGCCAGCGGGGTTAGCACTCATGCTGATCGTCTGGCCACCATTAAGGCGGTTCATGAGGGCACGGGTGTTCTAATTGACCCTCACACAGCCGATGGGGTGAAAGTGGCGCGTGCCTTTGTCGAGCCCGGTGTTCCTATGCTGGTACTGGAAACCGCTTTGCCGGCCAAGTTCAGTGAGACAATACAAGAAGCCATTGGCCAACCCGCACCGGCACCAGAGCACTTGCGCGATCTTGGTTCGTTGCCGCAGAAAGTGGAGGTGATGGATTGTAGCCTTGAAGCGGTACGCCGATACATTCAGGATCACGCCAAAATTTATTAA